The Natrinema sp. SYSU A 869 DNA segment AGAGCGTCAAGGAGCAGGTCGGCATAGTCCAGGATCAGATCGAGACCGTCGAGCAGCGCGTCGAGCGTCGCCCACGGGAAGATGAGGTTGAGGAGCTGATCGAGGAGACCGTCGAAGATGACACGCAAGGCCGGTCGGATAGCTGATCACATTCCCCGGATACTGGGTCGCATCACGAGTTGCGACTGAACGACATCTGTTGTCAGTCCGTATCTCACGGTACAGACAGTTTTTCGACGCTAACAGACGGCACAATAACTATGAGTCTATCTGCGCAATATCTATGCGAGAAGGTACCATGGTCGCTGTATTGATTCTCGTAGGCGTCTTCGTCGCGGTTTTCGTCGGGTACAACGTCGGCGGCGCGACGACGGGTCCGGCATTCGGTCCGGCGGTCGGTGCCAACGCGATCTCGAAGACGTGGGCAGCCGCACTGATGACGATCTTTTTCTTTGTTGGCGCCTGGACGATCGGCCGTCGAGTCGTCGACACGCTCGGGACTGAACTGGTCCACGACCCCGGCGTCTTCACGCTGGAAGCGAGTATCGGCGTCCTCTTTTTCATTGGGCTGGCGCTGTTCGTCGGGAACTTCTTCGGTGTCCCCGCCTCGACCTCGATGACGGCTGTCGGCGCGATCGCGGGACTCGGCCTCGCGGGCGGGGAACTGAATTGGGCGGTGATGGGCGAAATCGCCGTCTGGTGGATCGTCGCTCCCTTCATCGGCTTCTGGATATCGCTGATCATCGGCCGATACTTCTACGCGTATCTCAATCGGATGGTCGCCATGGAGCGAAGCAAGGGACCACTCCTCACGGTCGATCGCTCTCGCGTCGTCCCGGTTCCCACCGCGAGCGAAACCACGAGCCGACGCGAGTTGAGCGGCGTGTTAACCGTCATCGTGATCGGCTGTGTGATGGCGTTCAGCTCCGGCACCTCCAACATCGCGAACGCGATCGCCCCGCTGGTCGGCAGCGGTGCACTCGAAATGAATCCCGCTATCGTCATCGGCTGTCTAGCCGTCGGCATCGGCACGTTCACTATCGCCCGGCGTACCCTGGAGACGATGGGTAACGACCTCACCGAACTCCCGCTGACGGCGGCTATCGTGGTCGCGACCGTCAGCGCCACGCTGGTGACCTTCCTGTCCTGGATCGGGATCCCAGCGAGCTTCGTCGTGATCGCGACGATGTCGATCATCGGCCTCGGCTGGGGACGGGCAACTCGTCAAGTCACAGTCCTCGAATCCGTCCGTGGGGAGCAAGCGGCGAAGATCTCCGTCGGGGCGCTGGCCGCCGACGAGGAGGGCGAAGAATTACCGTCGATCGGCCAAGAAAATCCCGCGGACGTTCCGTCTGCGTCGGATCTGTTCGATCCC contains these protein-coding regions:
- a CDS encoding inorganic phosphate transporter, with amino-acid sequence MVAVLILVGVFVAVFVGYNVGGATTGPAFGPAVGANAISKTWAAALMTIFFFVGAWTIGRRVVDTLGTELVHDPGVFTLEASIGVLFFIGLALFVGNFFGVPASTSMTAVGAIAGLGLAGGELNWAVMGEIAVWWIVAPFIGFWISLIIGRYFYAYLNRMVAMERSKGPLLTVDRSRVVPVPTASETTSRRELSGVLTVIVIGCVMAFSSGTSNIANAIAPLVGSGALEMNPAIVIGCLAVGIGTFTIARRTLETMGNDLTELPLTAAIVVATVSATLVTFLSWIGIPASFVVIATMSIIGLGWGRATRQVTVLESVRGEQAAKISVGALAADEEGEELPSIGQENPADVPSASDLFDPATTGRVVLMQNFVPVIATVGAYLTFRFVPVFGI